The Bombus vancouverensis nearcticus chromosome 7, iyBomVanc1_principal, whole genome shotgun sequence region TATCACTACGGCCGAAccacttctctctctctctctctctctctctcgctcgctctctttcttcctctattCTCTTTTTAACCGTTGTTATTACATAATTATCCGCTATTACGAGCAATAATGTACATCAATTACATAAAAAACAAGATATCATTAATGTTCTTGTGTTAATCGTTTTATCGTCGTGCGATGGTCACATTTACGAAGGTACCGCGGCTTATCTAATGAATCCAAGACTTACTACCGACACCATCATTCATACGTAGCATGTTCTTACATCGCCCTGTCGCACGATATCCGTTTCGAAACGTGTTTGGGTTGTTTCATCGTCCCGGGTACACTGCGTGTGAGATATTACATTATTGTAATCCTATCGAGAAATCGATTATCGCTTAAAAAACTCGCGTTATTATTACGAACAATCAAACTCGAGGTCCTGTCGGAACTCGACGCGGATAAAATTCAACGACGCTTACATTTCACAGTGTAACGCTACGCACCATGTAGGATAAAACTGctttaatttgttaaaaaaaaaaaaaaaaagaacgtgaACATGATAGTCCATTGCCTTGCTTTAAAATTTAtaacttttttctttctttgttaaaaGCGACTGCCATTCAACGCATACAATTGTACTGTGTTCACTCTAAGGTAAatggaatttttaattcatattgcTTTCATATATGATATTTGAATCCGAATGATATCAGTTGAGTTAATGTAGCACTAATTTTAGCCATACTAAATCAGATTTATTAAAACGTACTTAGTCAACAAAAACCATTCACTTTCAGACTTTAACAGACTACATTTTCCAacgttcatatattttattttatcctaTGTCTTATAGGTTTAATTCTCCCTTGCAAATTAATTACTTATCAAGTTTCGTTTGACATAGGTAAAGAGatttacatttctttttataaaaattcacgtCGAGTTATTAAGATACTCTGTTTGTGTGCAATCATTCAATCAAATAAGCCTCATTTCCGTTCACCCATGAttcaaacataaataaataaagtaaaaagcgaattaataaaaagaaagggaCAAAGAATCCGTGGAATGGCATTAACTCCGTCCTTAATTGGAAGATTGACTTCGTCATTCTGTTGTATATCTTACTGTACAGCAAATGTTACCCTTATCGTGCTGACGTTTTCGTGGGCAGAAGTGTTACGTGTATGTGTGTTGCATGTTCGTGTGACGTGACTATCTATATAGTATACATATACactatattcatatttatacatttatatttatatttatatatatttatatatatttatatatacctcTTCTTTTCACATTCATTACTTtgcaaaatatttcttttgCCGACACGCCGGCACTAAGCCCGTATAATACAATTGCAAATTACATTCTTGTTTGCTTAGGCAAAAATTTACTCGTTTTATTCAGTAAGTACAGTGACCATCTGCATTGAGTTTCATTTCTACTCGGGAAGCAGGGAGTTTGGAGGCTTCGAACGAGTAGATGCATTCCCATACATGGGTGTTTTTAGTCGCGCCGATCTTAAGAAGCTCCGAATCACAAAATGTAATCTATATCGTAAAGTCTCTGTCACGGCTTCCGGCCATGATAAGTTTTATAACTTCTCTCATGATCCTACTAACAATCCTTATGTTGTTCGTTAAACGTAACTTGAGTTTCGTTCAGCAGAGGCATCTcgacgaatatatatatatatataattcttgCAACATCGCGGTTTTTTTCTTTAGTTCGCCGTTGATGCTACAGAGAGGGGAAGTACGAGCCGTTAAAGACGTTCGTCACCATTAGATTAGTTTCGAGTATTAAGGTATGTGTGTACTTAGAAGGAGAGAAGCAGCCACGCGAGCGTCGATTACGGGTGAGTAACGAGTACATAGGATGAGAAGAGGCGAATGTGTAACACGTACGTAACGCGACGCATACGAAGATGTACCCGTATTCGTGGACTTCCTATTactgttttttgttttctctctATTAGTATTAAAGTTGTTCGGTCAGCCGCTAGAACGAGGCCGACGGAGCACAGAGAAAACAGGACTCGCCGTTAGTCTCTTGGACGATTCCTAATGATACTATATGTCAAGGGATCTATCCTCTAGTAgtagaagtgggcaaaactgtTGCAGGTGTTGCGAGAGCGAACCGAGCCTCAGCTATGCGTTTGTGGGTGTGGAGGTGGTGCGCCAGTAATCTCGGTCCAACGCATTTCGAAGAAACTGCGCATCCCGTGTCCAGCCTTCCCCACGGGACTGTCATCCTCGTTGAATACCTCGCAGTTGATGAACATCTGTCTGACATCGGCGCAAAACTCATCGCGAGACTTGTACCTGTATCGAGAAGCACTCTTTGGAACATATTCGGCAATTTTCCAATTTGTTCGGATTGAAGCTGACGATCACGTTAGAGCTTTTTTCTAGAGATCTTAGGTGAActgtttactttttttttttatgtttagGGAAAGAGGCATTTCTAAATAGAGAGTACGTTCAATTAACTAGTAGTCGTTGGTACGCGTGTAACTTACACGGAGTCCTGCAATTTCTTCTTGATCGTACTGAGATCCATgggtgttttaataattttcttgtAGGTAGGAAACTGTTTGGTGTTCACCGGCAAGAGGAACGGCCAGGCCTCGTCCTGTTGCTCCAACTGTTCGAGTAGCACCTTACAAGGAGCCAACTCTCGTTGCTGTTTCTTCGTGAGCGTCCTATTGTTTCCCTCCTTCCGTGGCGAAGCAGTTGGGGTTGCCGGTTCCGATGAACTGACGTCCTCTACGTGTGTGTTCGATGCCGTTGACGGCGTTGGACTGCGACGCAAAACAACAGAAATTATTTGCACGTTTATCTTTCTCGTTTGCAGGAGGTTTTTCCGTCATAAAAGCTTCTGGACGAATGCATTAAGACTCGAGCGTGTTTTTTCTGCTTGAGACGGGTACGTTGTTCTCGATGGAACATTTCGTCTTTCTGACTCTTTGTCTTTCGTTTATATTTGGtctcccttttttctctctcgccGTTTTTTTTTGCCCTTCTatggtttattattattattattattattattattattattattattattattattattattattattattattatacattttcgaGTAATCATAGAACCTGAAGGCAGCACTACCGTTACGACgaattttctaagaaaatacCCATCCCATACTTGATGATCGTAACACGCTGTACAAAGTACAGGGTGTCCCCCGACGAGAAGGGACCTGACGCTATGGTATATTCACAGGGTATCGATGATTGCTTTTTAGTTAGTAGAAGAACAACATTAACTACGATTAACCTATCGTGGAACACCCTGTATGGAGTAAATACTTCTTTACAACAATAACTTTCGACGAGTATGTACGATACGAGTCGAGGATATAAGTCGGTATAATCGCATGAGAACAGTGTATACTTTCTATGTTCGTTCGTTTTAAAGCGGTTCTTTTGTTTCATATTCGATCGGAAATTGTTTGTTTATCGTATACGTTCGCTGAACAATGTTATAATTATTGAGTCATGGTTTCGTAGCTGTTTTCCCTACTGTATACTTCGTATGAAACGTTGTTAAATCAGCGAGTTGACAATGTTTGGTTTTTTAACGTAATCACCTAGCTGGTGGATGATCAGAACTTTCACTTTCTCTGGTGCCTGCCCCTTTGGTATGACTCCTTCGACTACTATTTCTCTTCTTTGGTTGTTTACTGTGGCAATTAGAACAATACCATTTACCCCTTGGCATCTGAAAATATCAAGTATGCACGTGAATCAAGCagataaagatattttattcaaGGAAAGTCTCAATACATTCTGTGGTTTGTAAAcaatagataaaataatttcttactTTTGGCATAACAGGATTGTGGCAGTCAGTGTGATAAGCCCGTGGACAGAGTTCACATAGCACTAAATTTTTACCAACCCTCTTTCCACATACCAAACAGTTTCGTTCCCCTGTAGCTTTGTTCATGCATTCGTGACAATACCTAAGATATTTacaatcgtttaattacaaaaCGAGTTTTTACTATTTCTTGTACGTTTAAGATACAATTTCTTACCAGTCACCATCAGGAATGTTTTCCATTTTTGGACGGAAACAATAAGTATGATAGCCGCGGTCACAACCATCACACAGTAATAGTTTGTCTTCGTTATCTCCGCTATGACAGAACTGACAATTCTgtaacagaaaaagaaaattttccaatttaaaatgttaaaaCACATTGTTCGgggtaaattaattttaatgtttcAGCGTTTTGTTATTCAAGCATTTAAAGCTAAACCCCATGGATGCAATAAATGTTAATAAGCAAAGAATACAATAAATAAGTGGGATAAATCAACATTCAGGAATATTTAATTAACGAAATGAGAGTAAAGCATTTTAATTCCGTTCGTGTCGTGCATATCGTCATTGTTATAATCTATTATGTGATTAAGATTGAGTATAAATGGCGAGTCGGGATAAAAGAATAATAGATATATTTCGATGCTTAGATTATGCATATAGTATAAAGTCGTTATAACTAAACATCGAAGCTACTCTACAAAAGGAAAAATATGAAGCAATAAAGGAAAAAATGAGTAGATGATAAGCGGCATATTTTCTTGCATGCTACCGTTACGTTAGACTCTAACCACCATTAAACTTGTTAACGTATTattcatttttcaaattatagCAATTTAAAGTAACTTAGTTTGTAAGTTTAGAATTGATAAAATATCAAACTATTTCAAATAACAATGATGAAAGCGtatcaaataatttaatttttctatatttgaTTTTTCGCTAATTTACAACTATGGCTGCCGCATTATTCGCACTTATAAAAATTACCATTAATTCGTATTAAACTTCCTTACAATATCGTATGTAAGTATGTATATTATTGGAAAATACCACGGTAAGAGCATTTCGTTTGACTGAACCGTTTACCAATCATCATCGAAAGCGATAATGTTCTCTGTGGTTCACTGTGCAAGGAAGGACGAAAGAGTCACGCAGGAAGTAAAAAGGATACTTTGGTTAGTAAGTTAGTGCGAATACCCACAGAGGCCTGAGAAGTAGTCAATAGCTGATTGTATTGAGTGGTAGCTTTGAGTGAGACGCAGCGGTTTCGTAGCTTGACGCAGACCGAGTTTCTAGCTGGTGTTAGACTCACAGCCTTCATGATGCTCTTGTCCCAAGCGATGCTGGCCTCCAACATATAAAGCGCCATGGCGAGCTGAGCGGACGTGTGTGCTCGAGCCGTTGCTTCTCGCCAGTTGTTCAGCCCTCTTGGAGTTGTTTCTTCTTGAGGTATCGGGGTCTGATTGCTCTGATCCGAATTATTCGAATTTGCGTTAGCAGCGGCCGCTTGTTCTGCCTTTAAGGCCGCTAGATTTGGATCTCCAGTActataatttaaaatgaaatatttaaatttgaaatgCAGACAGAAAAACATTTAAATTGTAGAATAATATTGAACTAAAATAACTAGGGTATGTAAAGCCTAAATACTAGTAGATAGTCTTACCAAACGCCTAACGGTGGTTTTAAGTATCTCCTTTCAATAGCTGCTTCCAGGGACAGTAACCTTTGTCGAGCTTGTTCAACCGCGCTAATTTTCTCCATTTCATTcagtttttcaatttcttctgcCTCTTCGGTTCCTGCTCGTGGAGGTAACTTCCAGCCTTTGATCTGCATGCTGGCATTTGCGACTTTATCTTCTAGAGCCTCGACTTGTTCCAAGAGCTGCGCATCTACCCGTAATGCGACTTGTTCACTCCAGTCAGCCGGGTTGTCTGGTTTTGGAATCGGTGTGTCGGGTTCGTCTGGTGTCGCTTGAAGTTCGGTAGCAGTCAGGTTACCAGGGTCCACGTTGATCTTGCCCGTAACAGCTAGGAAAGATTCCATGGTCGCCCACGTTGTACGTTTTAGTTCCTTCTCGCGAACACCGCGAGAATGAAGGTGCTCCAATAGTTCTTGAAACGTGTCTACGTCCGTTATTCTCCACCAACCATATCTCAAATCTAAATATGAACGAAGAGAGACGTTAGTCTTAAGAATTTATCTTAAACATAACTTTTAGTTATGTCTTTTAGCTAGAGCTCTAGCATATGTTACTTACCTTTTGGTACTGGTTTGGCTTCTCCAGGGGGTGGTAAACCATGCACTTTCAAATACTCAAGTTGCGCTGCTTCGTCTTGAGTCAAAATCAAAGGAGCTGGACTGTCGCACCTGTCATAATTTGGACTAGCCGGCGGAGGGAACACTGGTATTCTCAGTTCGGTTGGTTCGGCTATTCCAAATATTTGCTTGGTACTTGGTCCTGGAGTATCGCAAGTCTCGCGAGGTAAGATCGAGAACCAATTGGATTCGTTGCTATTATCTGGAATTATTAGCGTAAAGCACATTAATAAAACGTCTTTAATAATACTTTACATCAACAGTAAATGGAGACAATCTTACTAGATATAAAGGTGCCGTTTAATTCTTTTCCATTATGAAGATTGTTAACATGGTTGAACTTATCACCGTTTGGAATTGTTTCGACGATTTTATCTTCCATTATCTTCACCGCTGGTTTCATGTCTTCATCTGCTTCGTCGTTCTCCTTCTTCGTCTCTTCTTTGATATCGACATCCATACTAACTATCTCTGTTTCTTGTTTAATCTCTTCAGACGTGACGTTGGTCTTCGCATCGGTCATCGAATTATCCAAAtcattctttttctcttccttcaTGTTCGCCAAATTCTCGCAGTTTTGCATAGGTTCTTTCTTGCAATTAACATCTTCACTTTCAGATTTCGTTTTGTCCGCCAAAGGCTTGACGTCGGCCTCTTGCTCGCTCGAATTGaatttcttctccttctttacGTCGTTAGGAGCTTCGTTCTCGCGATTCTCGACTTTGGTGTCCTCCTGCTTCGTTTCTGATTTTTCCTCCATCGATACGTTTTTGTACTTTTCGTCTAGTTCAGCCTGCAACTCTAGGATTTCTGGTTCAGCGCTTTCCATGGCTTCGACGAAGATGCCACCAGCGCATGCCAGCTCCCAGTATCTTCTCCAGTATCTGTCTTGCCCAAATATATGTGCTCGTAGCTGTTTCGAGAAGCTGTTCAATTTCTGCAATTGTTCCTCTGACTGTTTCAACAGTTTATCCAATTTTTTACCCAGTTCTTCGCCGGACAGATTTTTGTCCTCCTCCTAAGTTACGCACAAGAGAATTAAACCATCTTTCAGAATAGAGCAGTCAactgtattttattaaattgtaatttattgaACTATATAATTTACCTCCTCGGGCTGAGTTCCTTCGCTCTCATTCTCGGACATGTCTTCAACCTCGTCTTCGTGATGAATTTCATCAGGAGTGGGTGTCGTCCCCACTGCTGTCGACGTCGTGTTACCTTCTTCGTCAACCTCTTTCTTCTCGATCGTAATAGTATCTCCAGTTTTGTTAACGATTACGCCAACTGCTTCCATTCGAACCTTTCGACTATGCAACTGCCTCAATCTACGAAAAAGATGGAAAAGAATCAATCATTATCACAAAGATATGCAGTATCTGGACACTTCCTTACCTTTAACcaaatgtattttaattataagaTTACCGATAAATCAAATTGCAATGATTTTATTCTTCATAATCACTATTGTGATTATATAGTAGTATCATTGATCTGATAAAATGTTTTCCAATAGGTAATGTAAATTTATAGTCTAACGATTCCTTGGAAAGTTAATAAGTGTTGCTTCTAACtaataatttatcattaatttaCATACGTTGGAAAAATTCAAAGCAAAGTTAGTATAAAGCGACCAaactatttgaatatttaagatagtataaattacataaaagtATAGTAACGCCAAGTGGTAGTATACATCAGAGTATTAGCATAAAAAAATACTTACTTCCTAATTTTTGTATCCAACACAAATCTCTCTTTCCTCAATTGAGCTACCGTCTCCAAGCTACCTTCGATCTGTCGGATCACAGCCTTGTTCTGCAATAGCTCGTTGCAGAGAAACGCGAGCATCTGCGCCTTATGCGTGGGATTCAAGGCCAGGAACGGTTTGTCCCTCAGCCTCTCGGACATCTTCCATGTTTCGTTGTTGTGCAAGTGTTCGTAGAATTGAGCGTTCTTTCCTGAACAGGTCGAGGCATAGTCACCGCCATTCTGATGATGATCTGCGAATTTCTTGTCACGCTCTCGTTCCAAACATACTCCTGTCAAAGCCTTCACTTCTCCTGTCGCGTTCGCGTATAAGTAGATTCGTAAGACTTCGCTGATGTTAGCGTGCGTTATATCAGCTTGACGTAAACTTTGACCAAGACCGGTTGTATGCCTTGCCGGTTGAGGGATTCCTGGATCTTCGATAGCGCATACTAACAGATGTGTCATCACGGAAAGAAGTTCTTCCTCAGCTTCCTCATCGTTTAGCAGCGCGAGTTGGAGGCTTTTTAGGCTTGGGAGCGATTCCATATCTGAATGAGCGAAGATTATATGATCAgtaaattttaatagaattatgTGCGATTAATACTCACGAATAAAAGATTGCCAACGATTTCGATCAGTAATGCTTCAATGATTAATCTACTTCTAACTTTAGGATTGTCTCAAATCTTTTTCGACACACAATTCAAGGTGATCATTGATAGTAAGGAAAAAATTGATTCATTCTCCTATTCTAATGCTCCAAAAGTAGAATAGAATGATTTATAAGCATGGAAATCTTGAAAGACGTGGCAGTCGTGTCTTTGGTCGATCTAATATTACATCTGACGAAGATTAAAGTATAAAACTTGTAACCAAAGAAATCAAAGcgaaagatacataaaaaatatgaaataccaGAGAAATGTTATCTACATATTTTGTCAGGAAATTGTGAATCAGTCGTTTGATCAGCTTGAAAGTTCTAGTGTCAAGAACAAATTGTTCAGTATCCTAGCGAAGAAGGAACCAACGTAACGGAGGTTTACGTGGTAAGTCAATAATCTGTTTCAGGAAAATTATTGCAAATCAAAGACCACCATAACCAATGAACAATTAATCTACTTCTAACTTTAGAATTGTCTCAAATCTTTTTCGACACACAATTCAAGGTGATCATTGATAGTAAGGAAAAAATTGATTCATTCTCCTATTCTAATACTCCAAAAGTAGAATAGAATAATTTATATGCATGGAAATCTTGAAAGACGTGGCAGTCGTGTCTTTGGTCGATCTAATATTACATCTGACGAAGATTAAAGTATAAAACTTGTAACCAAAGAAATCAAAGcgaaagatacataaaaaaatatgaaataccaGAGAAATGTTATCTACATATTTTGTCAGGAAATTGTGAATCAGTCGTTTGATCAGCTTGAAAGTTCTAGTGTCAAGAACAAATTGTTCAGTATCCTAGCGAAGAAGGAACCAACGTAACGGAGGTTTACGTGGTAAGTCAATAATCTGTTTCAGGAAAATTATTGCAAATCAAAGACTACCATAACCAATGAACAATTAAACCCACCAAAGCCTAAAGTCTCGCCGAAATTATGCAGAAATTCGAACACCATCACAATGTCTGCGAATGCCTGACCGGACAGCTTGAGACCAGGTAGTCGTTTCAATTCTGGCAGTGGTCTGTGATCTGAAAACAGAGAAATACCTTGTGTCACAGAAGCTCTATAATCGAGGAACAAAAGCTTGGCAGAGACATACCCGTTAGCTCCATGTCCTCGACAGGCTTTCTGATCTGTTCGATCAGTTCCATCTCAACCTTCCTCTGTTCAGCTCGTTTCTCCTTCGTCGCTATTCTCTCGGCTCTCGCCTCTAAccgtttcttctctctttcctccATTTTTCGTCGATTTTCCAACGCTCGAACCAACGCCATGTGCTGTCTCCTTCGTTCTCTCTCCTAAAGTATCCAAGGAAAGGAATGTAACGAACGAAAGGCATAAAATAGAACAGAGTGCGTCCCATGCAGAGAAAATTGTTCTTAAAAGATCTCGTTAGCAGCACAACTTTGACACGCACGGACTACGGCAAACTCTATGACCGTTTCCAAAGATACTGGTTTCAGAGAAAGCTACAAACTCGATAGTGGCAATTCGACTTTTGGTTTTGTTCAAAAATACCGTGCACAAAAAACTCTTCTTTTACCCAACCACACTGTTCGATATTTCGTCTACTATTTTTCGAATGATCACTGCGCTTTGATGTCCACACAGCGTTCTATTTAGTATGATATTTCTTTTCCATTTCTCTACATATTTTACTCGTTATTCTGTTATTATTACGTGAGATGCAAGCATCTGAATTTTATATCGATATGAACGAAGCGAGAAAGAAGCGTCTTAGGATGCAAAATGACTGATATCACTGAGACGGGGTATAAACATCGTTACCGAGGGACTGGTTAGTGAACGTGGATCTCTCGAAAAGCATTAGTGTCGTTCGCGTggcgaaattatttttcaaatgcGATTTCAATCGTCGATAACTCGTGGCAGATCTAAGATCCTCGACGAGAAACCGACGAGTCTGCGAGTGCAGATTAATTTCAACTAGTGACGCACAAGTGAACCTGATAACTTTGAACTCGTCAGCCGGTCTACCTTTCCGCTACTCATCGTTTAGCGAGCTATCGATTCAATCTTACCATATCACAACTATATAATTTGCCATAATTAAGCTTGATAAAATGATAACAAAGCGATgataattcaatttaaattcgCAGTAAGACTATCCGcaaatttgacaaattattGGCTTATGAAAAAGTATCGTACGTATGGATTGGGATTTAATCGATCGACTGTGCTTTACTCTTTATTTCCTCCTTTCTTAGACAGACACGAGACGTAGACAGTGACGAGTTTAAAGTTGATGAAAATTCGATTCGTTCCGTTTTAAGGAAGTCGTCTTAAACTAGATTGGGTATGAGACATACCAGCTCGACGGTGTAGAGCATCTCGCGCTGCTTGGTGAGCTCCTGCATGTACATCTGCGGCACAAAACATATCCACAGTCCACCAGTGCTCAAACTAACTTTACGCGCTCAAAACTAACAGTACATCTTGGTTTCTTTGACGCGTCTTATAATCACGTTGCAAAATCAAATCTTTCAtgagaaataaattttcaactgtctttttaagaatttcttttttaaatcatatAAAAAAGACTGTTTGACATCTGTGTTCATCATAGTGACCATAGTTCGCGATTATCGTATCTAGATCAACGTCGATCAAAGACACTTTGAAATATAGATTTTATTTTTGGAAAAAAACGTAGTTTGAATCGTAATTACGTTACGTTCAAGCGGATCGTCTAATTCCATAAGATAGCTACGTCAAGACCAAATTCACGCCTGTGTCACAAACGAACGGAAACGAAAACTCAAGGCAACCATAGGGATGCGGCAGTGTGCCGCGAAATCTACGTTCAAGAAACCACAGAGACGAAATTACAGTGCTACATcacaaaactaaaaaaaaaaaaaaagagaaaagcaaACACATATGTAACAGAACAGTGTGACGTAGCGTGTGTCTGTGGAAATGACGAAATAACGGAAAACTTTGCGTCTCCTCACCGTCGTGTAGCTTTGCTTTCGTATGAAGATCAAAgtcaaatgaaataattcttaaataaataaatgaagaatttagaaggaaaaaaaaatacaatataaaaaaaCCGAAAGGGATGtaaaaattttgaataaaaaacgAAATCTATAGAAGTAACAATTAATGAATGCttgattgaaataaaaaaaagatgtaaaaaaaaggaaacaaaaatatgataaaagtgaaaaatgaacagataatataattcaatatttaattgCTTAGCAGATTAGTAAATGGAGAGACGGATGGACGTAATAAGCTGTTTGTATAGgtcgaaaatatataaaaaacagAAGCTAATATCTctacgaaagaaataaaaatacacacacacacacacacatacacaccaTCTATTCTACAGCAATGAGACGATACGCGAGAATGATCTTTGAAAATGATAGAAGATCTGCTTGCACTCACCTGTTCTTTCAGCATAACCGCCTGCTGCCGCTTCAGTTCTCGTTCCTGGGAAATCACAAGAGAATTCTCGTAGTCATTTTTCTCTCGTTCGTTAATTATCGTTCTTCTAAAAAGCAACTAACGAAGCTGCCGAGACGCGAGTATGTTCGCACGGGACAAAATAACGAAACGataggaaggaagaaaaagaaagacaaaATGACAGAAaccgggggggggggggacggAGGAGACACAAAACGTGTGATCGTTCAACGAGCAAAAAGGAAATTCCTATGGCCAAATTGTTAATGACAAACAACATCCCGCTTTGAGAACAACTTTCCGTGCCGATGAAACGCCAATTTCATGCCACGAATTAACAATAACAGgcttttgaaattttttacaaattttttcaaatacGCTGAAATAgaggataattttataaaattcgtaATCGAGTCTATAGCGGAAAGCAAGAGTCGAGTAACAAGTTGGAATTTAATTTATCGTTAAATAAAGCGCAGCTCGAATAAA contains the following coding sequences:
- the LOC117164651 gene encoding bromodomain adjacent to zinc finger domain protein 2B isoform X11; this encodes MEKENSASGGGGGGGGGGGGEAAATATPGATSASEKLQADQANPLLDPTALFGAYWPRGDSAASSLFGGMPGGYGLGAHHLPSAYAILGRGGSAPGFGGHTPASAPPPPPYSHSSLGTLSVAASQAASLGINPASAAWWTMASHLAAQDYLARLQGAAGLPGFPPGAESLLPPYPASLLNPPSLSSHKSSKSKSSKSHKTPASSSSSTTPSMTGSSLPVSTQAPVTSSHHSTSTSSTPNSQTNVVSSAKEGSDPSSILGGVRLPPDTEIIKYTSSIVGPKVPGTTNRGRKKTISLDTPSVSVHPPPVPALSAHQTNTTTSSLMMEPRKYNRTGTESNDYRESVDRVEVIKLPAHSTNGSALPAPSSYTTTTNASNSNDSDAPLNLSLKPSTTSSSSPISGSQPLSQLSNLSQSLLASDRTSRRKPGPKPRRVPQNSVPVPASPSPSLAQLFAAADSPQRPSSGSEESESASTTHHKDGRPRNLGRGVSKPKKNTVASLLAQSRALGIKPTPTLDPSVPLSHQVSLLRSNILAAQLHATATGQADDKNQVNFIRSLQEKMKNKVLEVSGEESNMDVTSESGSNTDVVTDTDDDNADGVSSAKRRKVKPSERDLQVPLERGWKRETVIKGLGKSGVIKGDVSYYSPCGKTFRSSPDLAKFLEQQNPPDLTTANFSFSSRPLVGEFLQPTMGLAEAEFVRLGAQEVARRLEELRAAGGFRDVRTNNQYEREKLAYAKKLAKEEAQRHKEQARLIKEQEKTERQEAVRREREIRNQQLLEERERRRQHMALVRALENRRKMEEREKKRLEARAERIATKEKRAEQRKVEMELIEQIRKPVEDMELTDHRPLPELKRLPGLKLSGQAFADIVMVFEFLHNFGETLGFDMESLPSLKSLQLALLNDEEAEEELLSVMTHLLVCAIEDPGIPQPARHTTGLGQSLRQADITHANISEVLRIYLYANATGEVKALTGVCLERERDKKFADHHQNGGDYASTCSGKNAQFYEHLHNNETWKMSERLRDKPFLALNPTHKAQMLAFLCNELLQNKAVIRQIEGSLETVAQLRKERFVLDTKIRKLRQLHSRKVRMEAVGVIVNKTGDTITIEKKEVDEEGNTTSTAVGTTPTPDEIHHEDEVEDMSENESEGTQPEEEEDKNLSGEELGKKLDKLLKQSEEQLQKLNSFSKQLRAHIFGQDRYWRRYWELACAGGIFVEAMESAEPEILELQAELDEKYKNVSMEEKSETKQEDTKVENRENEAPNDVKKEKKFNSSEQEADVKPLADKTKSESEDVNCKKEPMQNCENLANMKEEKKNDLDNSMTDAKTNVTSEEIKQETEIVSMDVDIKEETKKENDEADEDMKPAVKIMEDKIVETIPNGDKFNHVNNLHNGKELNGTFISNNSNESNWFSILPRETCDTPGPSTKQIFGIAEPTELRIPVFPPPASPNYDRCDSPAPLILTQDEAAQLEYLKVHGLPPPGEAKPVPKDLRYGWWRITDVDTFQELLEHLHSRGVREKELKRTTWATMESFLAVTGKINVDPGNLTATELQATPDEPDTPIPKPDNPADWSEQVALRVDAQLLEQVEALEDKVANASMQIKGWKLPPRAGTEEAEEIEKLNEMEKISAVEQARQRLLSLEAAIERRYLKPPLGVCTGDPNLAALKAEQAAAANANSNNSDQSNQTPIPQEETTPRGLNNWREATARAHTSAQLAMALYMLEASIAWDKSIMKAVSLTPARNSVCVKLRNRCVSLKATTQYNQLLTTSQASNCQFCHSGDNEDKLLLCDGCDRGYHTYCFRPKMENIPDGDWYCHECMNKATGERNCLVCGKRVGKNLVLCELCPRAYHTDCHNPVMPKMPRGKWYCSNCHSKQPKKRNSSRRSHTKGAGTRESESSDHPPASPTPSTASNTHVEDVSSSEPATPTASPRKEGNNRTLTKKQQRELAPCKVLLEQLEQQDEAWPFLLPVNTKQFPTYKKIIKTPMDLSTIKKKLQDSVYKSRDEFCADVRQMFINCEVFNEDDSPVGKAGHGMRSFFEMRWTEITGAPPPHPQTHS